The following is a genomic window from Balneola sp..
TGGTCTTACGAATAATCTTAAATCAAAAAAAATCATGCTTAAGAAATCAATTCAGTTATTCTTCGCTATTAGCTTGAGTGTACTACTCATTCAATCCGTAAACGCCCAAAGTGTATGGGATTCCACCGGAACAACCATTTATTATAACGATGGTAAAGTGGGTATAGGCAGTACCTCTCCAACAGGCCATTTCAGTGTGGTAAAGACCGGGACTATTGGGGCCAACGGTAATTTTACGAATGCCTATATATACCTGGCTGATGGAACCAGGCAGTTAGGGCTCGATCCAAATCAAGTATATGCTTCTAATGAGTTAATATTATCAGCTGTTAGTGGCTACATAGGAATGCAAACAAATGGAACAGAAAGGTTAAGAATAAACAATACAGGAAGAGTTGGTATAGGAAACGATGCAGTAGATATTTCGGGTACAGCATTGGACCAACTGGTTGTGGGTAACGGGAGTTCATCACAAGGTATGGTTTTGTACCATGGCAACACTTCTGATGCAGGATATGCTTTTGCAAACACGAGTGGAGCACTTACCGGGCGCATTTTATACAGGGGAAGTAGTGACAGGATTGGTATCCAACACGGAGGGGTGGAAAAAATTACTATTGCAAGCAATCTGGTTAATATAATTCCAAATGCTGTTTTTGATGGAAATGTAGGAATTGGTGCATCCACTCCTGAAGAATTACTTCATGTAAGTTCAGGGACCTCTGGAGATGCTGTCTTAAGATTAGAAGCGGATACCGATAACAGCTTTGAAGGAGATAATACCCGTATTGAAATGTTCCAAGATGATGGAAGTATTGGAGTATATATTGGTTTTGACCAGGATTGGAATGGTGGAGGTACTCAATCAGATAACTTATTTCGAATAGTACCCAGGAGAGCGAATACTAATATAGAGGATGCATTTATCATTAAAACTGAAGGGTCGACAGGGGACGTACAAAGCTATATTGGAATTGGAACCACGGATCCTACCAATGCACTTGAAGTAAACGGCACTATTCGATCTAAAGAAGTGAGAGTAGAAGCCACGGGCTGGCCGGATTACGTATTTCATCCTGAGTATGAGTTGCGTTCATTAGAAGAGATTGAAGCTCATATCAAAGCTAAAGGGCATTTACCGGAAGTTCCTTCAGCCAAAGAAGTAGAAGAAGAAGGGCAGCATCTGGGAGAGATGCAACAACTTCTGCTTAAGAAGATTGAAGAACTAACTCTTCATGTGATCGAGCTGAAAAAGGAAAATGAAGCTCAACAAAAAGAAATTGAAAAATTGAAAGGGAATTGAATTAACGAATGTTTACCTACTACAAAACCGGGAACAATAAAAAGCTTTCCGGTATATAGGTAAGTACTTCAAAAATTTAGTATTCTGTCCCTAATTAATTATCCTGTTTAGTTATATATGAGAGTGATACTTCGTACAGTTTTATTTGTACTTCTGGGTATAGTGCCATTAGCAGTTGTTGGTCAGGAAGGGCCCGAACGTACAGACTCAGCCCTGGTAGCTGAGCGCACCCAATACCTGGAATATCTTTCCGGCATTATTGATAGCAATAGAGTACAGATAGATCTGCAAAATTTACCGGAAGTAGTTTTTCAGAATGTCGAGTCTATAAACCTTGGGGGGATAGACGCCCGGAATTTCTTTAGAGGTCTGAATCGAGAATATGAGGGCTTCAACGTCATTGTTGATAATAGATTGAGTCGGCAAATCACTGTAAGTCTTAGCAATATTCCCCTGCTTGAATTGCTCGTTGTGATATGTCAGGAATATGACTTATCACTCAGCCAAACAGGACAGTTATTCCGGATCAGGGAATACACTGCTCCGGAACCTGTTGAAGTTACTGTTGAACCTATTATTGCTTTTGAAAATGAGTTATTAACCCTGGACCTGGCAGATGTTGAACTGGCTACTTTTACCCGTCAACTTACCGAAGCAACCGGAAGGAATATCATTATAAGAAATGGTGTGCGCGGAGAAATTTCCGGTTACCTGAATCAGGTTGAATTCGAAAACGGGTTAAACCTGTTACTCTCTAATAACGGATTTTCGCTTCGTGAGAAAGACGGGGTATATATTATTGATCGGTTTGGGTTCTCCAGCGAGCAGGAGGGAGGCACATCCAACTTTTGGGTAACTATGGAAGATGGCTTGGTAAATCTGGATGTAGTTAATGCTCCCATCACCGATATAGTGAGAGAAATCGGGTATCAAAGTGATGTAAACATGGTAACCTATGGTCTTCCAACTACTACCATTACAGCCAAGGCCAGTAATCTGACGATCGATCAGGCGCTCACCTATATATTTCGGGGAACGGAATATACCTATAGGAAAGAAGGGGATATGTACGTGCTCGGTGACAAGAGTACAACCGGGATAGCTTCTAATAAACTGATTCGATTGAAGCATATTCGTGCAGATGTGATCGAACCTCTGATCCCGGAGACTATCAAGGCTAACGCGAGTGTACAGGTCATCAAAGAACAAAATGGCCTAATGGTCATAGGTACCAATGATATTATTGTTGAATTAGAAAGCTTTATTGGGCAGGTTGATTTCCCCACTCCGCAAATTATGATCGAGGCGTTGGTGGTGGATGTGAATACCACCGATTTATATCAATTGGGAGTTTCTTTATCGCAAGGTGCGGCTCCGGATAGTAGCTATTTCAATCCCTTTAGTGCAGTGTTCGGGCAAGGTTCTGATCAAATGGGTGGCTTCTCTGCACAAGGAAGTGGCACCGATTTGAATAACGCTTTTGCCGGAAGCGGGAGTTTATTTGGAATCCAAAACCTTGGACGATTACCCAGTAATTTCTTTTTCAAGATTAATGCGTTGGACCAGCAGGGATTGGTTACGGTTCGTTCGCGTCCTCAGATTTCAACCATAAATGGATATACAGCCAGTATTGAAATTGGTACCACTCAGTATTACCTGTTAACCTCAACTACTCCACTCCAATCCCCGAACCAAATTGTAACTCAGGAGTCACAACGTTTCGAAACCATTGAAGCGAATGTGTTACTGGAAATTACTCCGTGGGTAAGTGCTTCTGGTGATGTTACTGTTGAAGTACACCCGGAATTCAACACTCCGGTTGGAACAATTTCTTCTGAAGTTCCACCAACGATTAATAGCAGGGTATTAGATTCCACCGTTCGATTGAAAGACGGAGAAACCATTATTCTTGGGGGGCTGATCCAGGAAAGTGAGACAGAAAATATAAACAAGGTACCTATTCTGGGTAATATTCCGTTAGTGGGGAGATTGTTCAGAAATAAGAGTACAAATCTTATTAAATCCGAGTTGGTGATCTTCATTACTCCTCATGTGTTTTATGGTGATGGCACCGATAATGTGCGTTGGAACCAGCTCAGAGAAGACCTCAACATAGATAATTAAGTAGCTGAGCAATGCTTAAGCTTCCTTTTCTTGAACATACCGTTGTTGGCCTGGAGATTACTTCTGAATTAATCCGATGGGTTGAACTGGATAAGCTCGGGAGCAGAATTACGGAAAGTTCAAAAGGTGAGATACTCCACAATAATGGAGAAGTTTCTTATAAAGGAGCTGTTGAGGAAATGCTTCAGCAAATTAAAGCCGATGCCTTTGTACTAGCACTTTCCATTCCTGATGCTTTGGTGGATGTATTGATTGAGGAAGTACCTTATTCCGAAGAAGAGGAAGAAAATGAGCGATGGGTAGCTGAAAGGGAGAAAGGCCTGTTTCTTTCCTATGAAGATCCTGATGCCGTACTTCTTCAATATCATCTCATTCAAGTGGATGAAGAATCAAAGCGATGTCTGTTCCAGGTACTGGATCAAGGCATTTGCACAAAATATACCTCCGTACTTGAGGAACTCGGGCTATTCCCAAAATACCTGACCGCTGGAGTAGTTGATACTGGCTATGCCCAGATAGCGAATGCGCCGTTTTTAGAAGGGATGTCAGGCGTGGTATCCCGGTCAGGGGACCGGGCATTTTTGCTAAGCTATCAACACGGGTTGGTGCACAATGTATTTGAGTGTTCCGGTTCGTCCGATGAAGATTGGGCCCTGGTCATCCAGGAAGCGGACTCCTATCTAAAAACCGAAGAAGCTTCCTATGATTTAGGTATGGATAGCATCCCTCTCTTTATACCTGCCAGGAATCACCATCTGGATCAATGGGCAGGGCTTGTAAGTCGGTCTCTGGAAGGTTTTGTCATTCCTAAAAGAAAAGAAGCAGTATCTCCGTCCTATATGCCCATTGAAGGAGTGTGCAATAAGACCTTCTATCCCGAACTGGATGCTTTCAATTTTTCGTTGCCCGATCAGCAAAAGGAAGCAGTATTGGCAAATGATAAAAAGGAGACACTTAGACTTAGCATACTGCTTTTTGCTCCGCTCATATTTTTTGCTCTTGTTACTTATGCCTATGGTAAAGTATTGGATTATCGGTTAGTTGAAAGCAACCAGATCATGGGGCAAATCGGGGATAAAATTGAAGAAGTGACGGAGAAAAGAGAGCATCTTGTCGCGACCCGGGATGAATTCCTCAGAGCTCGGAATATGCTGGAAGAAAAAGAATCTTCTGCCTTTCTATTTGAATTGGTAAGCAAACAAATCCCCGATCAGGTATGGTTAACCAAACTGACCACTCAACCGGAATCTACTGGCAACCTGATTCAGTTAAACCTTATGGGTTATGCCCGTTCAGAGCAAGCGGTATCAGGTTTCTTACAGCAATTAGAGCGCGCAGATGAAGTCCGAAGGGCTGGTTTGGTAGTCTCCCAAAAAGAGGAAGAGAACCGAAATGGAAACAGGAACTCTGTTTCAGGACCTTCCACCATTCGATTTGAAATTCAGGTATTGGTAGGCTCATGAATAACCAGTTGCACATACATACCTGGAAGTATGTAGGACTAGCATCTCTACTCGTGTTCCTAGCGCTGACCATTTTTTTAGTGCTTCCTTTTGTAGTAAATACCTATGAAAAGCATGCTGTGTTGAGTACTCAAAATCAGCAAATCGACCTCATGGGGAACTGGCAAACGGAATTGGTGGATCTGAGCGAAAAGCAGACTATTCTGGATGAACGAATGAATGAGATGGTTGTGAATATGCCCGAAGACGACGATTTCTCAGTAGTTCTGGAACAGATCTTCGATAAAGCCAGATCAGCAAATATTACGATAAGCAGGGTTCAGCCCTTAAGCGGAGCAATCAGGGGAGCCTATTTTGAAAGGGAAATCGCGCTCGATTTTTCGGGCAGTTACCACAGTATTGCCAGATTCATAAACCAGGTTGAACAGGGCGGATTGGTTATTGAAACCAAACAACTTGAAATAGACTTGTCCGACTCAAATCAAGGAGCTCTGGAAGGCACCACCACATTAACCATAACCTTGTTGAGGAGTTAGCCTGATGAAAGAATTCCTGGAAACAATGTTTGGTAAAATACTTCTCGCAGTAATTGTAATTGGTGTATGGGGGGTGAATGTGGTGAATTTCTCAGAACTTACCTCTTCCAATACCAGTCCTATTGTACAGCAAGTGCAGTCTGTAGACTTGGATGAACTTACGGTACCCGAAAAAATCGGGTATTCGTACTCGGCCTCAGGAAGAGATCCATTTAGAATGTCAGGGACTGCTCCGCAGACTGTAGCAGCACCTGAACCAGAACCCATTCAGCCCGAGCCTGAAGCCCCTATGCCACGTCTTTCGTTAACGGGTATCATGGATCAAACGGCAGTGATATTAGATGACCAGGGACAGCCCTATTTTGTAGAATCCGGAGAAAGTTTTAGAAATGGTATCCTGGTCATGGCCGTGGTTCGCGACTCGGTACTATTGGAATACAACGATAAAAAATTTACACTGAAATTAAACGACAACTAGAAGAGCTATGAAACACGAAATCAATCAAATACTAAGAAAAGAAGACGGGTTTTCATTAACTGAACTACTTATTGTATTGGCCATTATTGGCATTCTTATCATGATTGCCGTGCCTTTATACCAAAACGTTACTACCCGGGCCAAAACAACCGAAGCCAAAACGCAACTAGCGTTTCTCCATACCTTGCAACGCGTGTACCATTTAGAGCACGACTCTTATGCTTCCGACTTCAGCGCCATCGATTTCCAACATGAGAAAATGATTACCGAAGGGGGAAGAGCTCGTTATCAGATCGAAATTGAAAGTGCCAGTACTACTGAATATGTTGCAACAGCAACTTCCATCATAGACTTCGATAACGATGGTGTTTTTAACAAATGGCAGGTAGATGAAGAAGGGAATGTAGAACAGGTGATCCCGGATTAAGGGTGATCGTTCAACTTTTAATAGCAGTTTTATTATCAGGGGTAGGAAGCTATCTAAGCTTTTTTAAGCCAATGATTTTGTCATCAAATATAGAGGCTAAACCCTCTCGAAACTGGCAATGGCTTGGCACTGTAGTTAGTATTGGGGGCAGTGCTGGAGCTGTTTTTTATTTCTCCCCGGAAACCGTGGTTGAATGGTGCTCATACCTGTTTGTACTGGTTTTCTTTTTTATCTCCGCTGTAGATCTGTATAGCAAAATCATCCCCAATCGACTTCTTAGTATACTTTTTGTTGCTGCTATCCCTTCTTTAGTGTATGAATTCGAAATCGAATGTATCATTTCGTCCATAACCATGTTCGGAGCATTCACCATTCTTAATCTTGGGGTAAACAGGTTTTATAATAAACTGGCTTTTGGCTGGGGAGATGTAAAACTCATTACTATGTTGGCTCTTTTCATGGGGTGGGGAGTGCTAGGGGTAATTTATCTGGGAATAATTATTGGAGGGGTATTCGCGGGGCTGGGACTTTTGACCAAAAAAATTACAAGAGATACCCATATCCCTATGGCTGGTTTTCTATTCCTGGCTTTTGTGTTAAAGGTATTTGGGGTGTACTTCGATTTCTTATAACCCAAAGATCTCTTAACCTCGTTTCGAAGGTCGATCTTCGGAATGCAGATGTTGAAGCTCTAGCTTCAGGCATGTATTCCCAAGCAGGAGCTTGGGAACTAGCTTAACATCGTCATCCCGCACCCCGATGCCCGCC
Proteins encoded in this region:
- a CDS encoding prepilin-type N-terminal cleavage/methylation domain-containing protein; this translates as MKHEINQILRKEDGFSLTELLIVLAIIGILIMIAVPLYQNVTTRAKTTEAKTQLAFLHTLQRVYHLEHDSYASDFSAIDFQHEKMITEGGRARYQIEIESASTTEYVATATSIIDFDNDGVFNKWQVDEEGNVEQVIPD
- a CDS encoding prepilin peptidase yields the protein MIVQLLIAVLLSGVGSYLSFFKPMILSSNIEAKPSRNWQWLGTVVSIGGSAGAVFYFSPETVVEWCSYLFVLVFFFISAVDLYSKIIPNRLLSILFVAAIPSLVYEFEIECIISSITMFGAFTILNLGVNRFYNKLAFGWGDVKLITMLALFMGWGVLGVIYLGIIIGGVFAGLGLLTKKITRDTHIPMAGFLFLAFVLKVFGVYFDFL